The following coding sequences lie in one Streptococcus suis genomic window:
- a CDS encoding UDP kinase: protein MDLQENNSKNRWKNRELIASLEFAVTGLLTAFKEERNMKKHLASAILVVLAGLIFQVSVTEWLFLLLSISLVIAFEIVNSAIENVVDLASDYHFSMLAKNAKDMAAGAVLFVSGFALLTGLIIFVPKIWDFIF from the coding sequence ATGGACTTACAAGAGAATAATTCAAAAAATCGCTGGAAAAACCGAGAATTGATTGCTAGTCTAGAATTTGCAGTAACAGGTTTGTTGACGGCTTTCAAGGAAGAACGCAATATGAAGAAGCACCTTGCTTCAGCTATTCTTGTAGTGCTTGCGGGACTTATTTTCCAAGTATCTGTTACAGAATGGCTCTTCCTCTTGCTTAGCATCAGTCTAGTTATCGCTTTTGAAATTGTGAATTCGGCTATTGAGAATGTGGTGGATTTGGCGTCAGACTATCATTTTTCCATGTTGGCAAAGAATGCAAAAGATATGGCAGCAGGGGCAGTTTTGTTTGTGTCAGGCTTTGCCTTGTTGACAGGATTGATTATCTTTGTGCCGAAAATTTGGGACTTTATTTTTTAG
- a CDS encoding type II toxin-antitoxin system HicA family toxin: MILSGGKSAMPMTQKEMVKLLTAHGWTKTKGGKGSHVKLEKAGERPITIPHGEINKYTERGIKKQAGLL; the protein is encoded by the coding sequence ATAATCTTGTCAGGAGGTAAAAGCGCTATGCCTATGACACAAAAAGAAATGGTTAAGCTACTTACCGCCCATGGTTGGACAAAAACCAAAGGCGGTAAGGGGTCACACGTGAAACTTGAAAAAGCAGGCGAGCGACCTATAACCATTCCCCACGGTGAAATAAACAAATACACCGAAAGGGGTATCAAAAAGCAAGCAGGGCTGTTATAA
- a CDS encoding MFS transporter, with product MDDGSSYWKQNLKVAWLGNFLTGTSFTLVMPFISVFVEELGVGPGQVEYYAGLAVSVNALAAALMAPIWGSLADRYGRKPMMVRAAFAMIFTMGGMAFVPNVFWLLALRVLNGVFTGYIPNATALIASQVPKDKTGYALGTLSTGAVAGNLIGPTLGGILAEMFGVHTVFLLVGLLYAIVVLLTVFYIREDFVPIKKGEEMSVKEVFEQVKDRQMLVGLFVTSMIIIAAAQAVVPILTLYVRHLGQTDNLLFVAGFIISLPGMASLVTSGYLGKIGDRIGNHRLLLIALTYSLLINVFCVFAENPFQLGLLRFMYGFGTGALLPSVNSLLTKLTPKEGISRIFSYNQLFNNLGSVVGPMMGSAVAAHMGYDWVFYLSSGLVLFNLIWSLTNFRNYLKVRDV from the coding sequence ATGGACGACGGTAGTAGTTATTGGAAGCAGAATTTGAAGGTGGCTTGGTTGGGAAATTTCCTAACAGGGACGAGTTTTACCTTGGTTATGCCCTTTATCTCGGTCTTTGTAGAAGAGTTGGGAGTGGGACCTGGACAGGTAGAATATTATGCGGGGCTTGCGGTATCTGTTAATGCCCTTGCGGCAGCCTTGATGGCACCTATTTGGGGGAGTTTGGCGGACCGTTACGGTCGCAAGCCCATGATGGTGCGGGCTGCTTTTGCGATGATTTTTACTATGGGTGGTATGGCCTTTGTACCAAATGTTTTTTGGTTGCTTGCCTTACGTGTCCTGAATGGGGTATTTACAGGATACATTCCCAATGCGACTGCCTTGATTGCCAGTCAGGTTCCAAAGGATAAGACGGGGTATGCTCTGGGTACATTGTCAACAGGTGCGGTAGCGGGTAATTTGATTGGTCCGACCCTGGGTGGTATCTTAGCAGAGATGTTTGGTGTACATACGGTATTTTTGCTGGTGGGACTTCTTTATGCTATCGTTGTGTTACTGACCGTTTTCTATATTCGAGAGGATTTTGTTCCAATCAAAAAAGGCGAAGAAATGTCGGTTAAAGAGGTATTTGAGCAGGTGAAAGATCGGCAGATGCTGGTTGGGCTTTTTGTGACTTCTATGATTATTATTGCAGCTGCTCAGGCCGTCGTTCCTATATTGACCCTCTATGTGCGGCATTTGGGACAGACAGATAATCTGTTATTTGTTGCTGGTTTTATCATTTCCTTGCCTGGTATGGCATCGCTAGTGACATCAGGTTATTTAGGGAAAATTGGTGATCGTATTGGCAATCATCGACTTCTATTAATTGCTTTGACTTACAGTCTGTTGATTAATGTTTTCTGTGTTTTTGCAGAAAATCCTTTCCAGCTTGGTTTGTTGCGATTCATGTATGGTTTTGGGACAGGAGCATTGTTGCCTTCGGTCAATTCTCTTTTGACCAAGTTGACCCCAAAAGAAGGGATTTCAAGGATATTTTCCTACAACCAACTCTTTAATAATCTAGGTTCGGTTGTTGGTCCCATGATGGGGTCTGCGGTAGCTGCTCACATGGGTTATGACTGGGTTTTCTATCTGTCGAGTGGACTTGTCCTCTTTAACCTTATCTGGTCTTTGACCAATTTTAGAAACTATTTGAAAGTAAGGGATGTTTAG
- a CDS encoding GNAT family N-acetyltransferase, producing MTIRAVNEQTLSVWATFASQVWQTKEQVLIEEFSNNEFPFEFLYYSQSEEPIAWISLSLRHDYVEGCQARPVAYLEGIFISPNYRSQGLAEELLNFAEGWAKSRGISQLGSDTELDNLLSQNFHIKHGFREVSRTVHYIRDLTSD from the coding sequence ATGACAATTAGAGCAGTTAATGAACAGACTCTTTCTGTCTGGGCTACTTTTGCAAGTCAGGTTTGGCAGACAAAAGAGCAAGTTTTGATAGAAGAATTTTCAAATAATGAGTTTCCTTTTGAGTTTTTGTATTACTCTCAAAGTGAGGAGCCGATAGCGTGGATTAGTTTGTCGCTTCGCCACGACTATGTTGAAGGATGTCAGGCGAGGCCAGTTGCCTATTTAGAAGGAATTTTTATTAGTCCGAATTATCGTAGTCAAGGGCTTGCGGAAGAACTGTTGAATTTTGCAGAGGGTTGGGCTAAAAGCCGAGGTATAAGCCAACTAGGGTCTGATACGGAACTAGACAATCTACTGAGTCAGAACTTTCATATCAAACATGGCTTCCGAGAAGTTAGCCGAACAGTTCACTATATTCGGGATTTGACTAGTGATTAA
- the rnr gene encoding ribonuclease R: MKNDIINYIKEVGPVTMDQLADQFGASSAKSFTDLVKLVSSMEGSRQLVFDSAGRIALPAPKVSKNKVTLQGIFRAHKSGFGFVTIDEEEDDLFVSRDDVNFAIEGDRVEVAIKKVADRLKGTAAEAEVIDILEHSLKTAVGLIVFDEDKPEYAGYIKSKNQKIAQKIYIKKSPLVLTGTEILKVDIEAYPNKKRDHFVATIRDVVGHKDDVGIDVLEVLESMDIVSEFPDEVLAEANRVPESPSEKDFEGRLDLRNEIIFTIDGADAKDLDDAVHIKQLKNGNLELGVHIADVSYYVTEGSALDQEAVKRGTSVYVTDRVVPMLPERLSNGICSLNPNVDRLTQSAIMEIDRKGKVVKHWIGQTVIKTTFRMTYSDVNDMIAGNQEKLATYKAIVPSVELMVKLHETLETMRYKRGALNFDTTEAKIIVNKDGLPVDIQLRQRGIAERMIESFMLAANECVAEHFAKLDLPFIYRIHEEPKSDKLQKFIDYATSFGLTVYGTASSISQDALQDLMERVKDEPYADVLNMMLLRSMQQARYSEHNHGHYGLGAEFYTHFTSPIRRYPDLLVHRMVREYGHNPAEKAEHFEQVIPELAKSSSSLERRAIEAEREVEAMKKAEFMQEFVGQEFDGVVSSVVKFGLFVELPNTVEGLIHITNLNEYYQFHERTLTLQGEKSGRVFRVGQPIRIKLTRADKMTGEIDFAHVPSELDIVEKALKAKRRTASHSNRDRDDRSGRGRGKHHKQEAAGRDSKHHKSGKDHKSKSGKKDKKKKPFYKEVAKKNKKKRR; this comes from the coding sequence ATGAAAAACGATATTATTAACTATATTAAAGAAGTTGGTCCTGTGACCATGGACCAGCTGGCAGACCAGTTTGGAGCTAGCTCTGCCAAGAGCTTTACTGACTTGGTCAAACTGGTTTCCAGCATGGAAGGCAGTCGTCAACTTGTCTTTGACAGTGCGGGTCGAATCGCTCTGCCAGCACCCAAAGTATCCAAAAACAAGGTAACCTTACAGGGGATTTTTCGTGCCCACAAGTCAGGCTTTGGTTTTGTGACCATTGATGAAGAGGAAGATGATCTCTTTGTCAGCCGTGACGATGTCAACTTCGCTATCGAGGGCGACCGAGTGGAAGTGGCCATTAAGAAAGTGGCGGATAGGCTCAAGGGAACCGCTGCGGAAGCGGAAGTCATTGATATTTTAGAACATAGCCTAAAAACAGCGGTGGGCTTGATTGTTTTTGACGAAGACAAGCCAGAATATGCAGGCTACATCAAGTCTAAAAACCAGAAAATCGCTCAGAAGATTTACATCAAGAAGTCACCTCTGGTATTGACCGGAACAGAAATCCTCAAGGTTGATATCGAGGCTTATCCCAATAAGAAACGGGACCACTTTGTTGCGACCATTCGGGACGTGGTGGGTCACAAGGACGATGTGGGAATCGATGTCTTGGAAGTCTTGGAGTCCATGGACATCGTGTCGGAATTCCCTGATGAAGTTTTGGCGGAGGCTAATCGAGTACCAGAAAGTCCGTCTGAGAAGGACTTTGAAGGACGCTTGGACCTGCGGAATGAAATCATCTTCACCATTGACGGTGCGGATGCCAAGGACTTGGACGATGCGGTCCATATCAAGCAACTCAAGAACGGCAATCTGGAGTTGGGTGTCCATATCGCTGATGTCAGCTACTATGTGACGGAAGGCTCTGCCTTGGACCAGGAAGCTGTCAAGCGTGGGACTTCTGTCTATGTGACCGACCGTGTGGTGCCAATGCTGCCAGAACGCCTGTCAAACGGTATTTGTTCCCTTAATCCAAATGTGGACCGTCTAACCCAGTCGGCTATTATGGAAATTGATCGCAAGGGCAAGGTAGTCAAGCACTGGATTGGCCAGACGGTTATCAAAACCACCTTCCGTATGACCTATTCCGATGTCAATGACATGATTGCAGGCAATCAGGAAAAGCTTGCTACATACAAGGCTATCGTACCAAGTGTTGAGCTCATGGTTAAACTCCATGAAACATTGGAAACCATGCGCTACAAACGCGGTGCTCTCAACTTTGACACGACAGAAGCCAAAATCATCGTCAACAAGGATGGTCTACCAGTCGATATTCAACTACGTCAGCGGGGCATTGCCGAGCGAATGATTGAGTCCTTCATGTTGGCGGCCAATGAGTGCGTTGCCGAGCATTTTGCCAAGCTGGATCTGCCTTTCATCTATCGGATCCACGAGGAGCCTAAGTCAGACAAGTTGCAGAAGTTCATCGACTATGCGACCAGCTTTGGTCTGACGGTATATGGTACAGCCAGCTCTATCAGCCAGGACGCCCTTCAGGACCTCATGGAGCGAGTCAAGGATGAACCCTATGCGGATGTCCTCAACATGATGTTGCTGCGTTCTATGCAGCAGGCACGCTACTCGGAGCATAACCACGGCCACTATGGACTGGGTGCGGAGTTCTACACCCACTTCACCAGTCCTATCCGCCGCTATCCCGACCTGCTGGTTCACCGTATGGTACGGGAATATGGTCACAATCCTGCGGAAAAAGCAGAGCATTTTGAGCAGGTTATTCCTGAACTTGCCAAGTCTTCGTCCAGTTTAGAACGCCGTGCCATTGAGGCAGAGCGGGAAGTCGAAGCCATGAAGAAGGCAGAGTTCATGCAAGAATTTGTCGGGCAAGAGTTTGACGGTGTCGTGTCTAGCGTAGTTAAGTTTGGTCTCTTTGTAGAGTTGCCAAATACGGTTGAAGGTCTGATTCATATCACCAACCTCAACGAATACTACCAGTTCCACGAGCGGACTCTGACCTTGCAGGGTGAGAAATCAGGTCGAGTCTTCCGTGTTGGTCAGCCAATCCGTATCAAGCTAACGCGGGCAGACAAGATGACAGGGGAGATTGATTTTGCCCACGTGCCGTCCGAGCTGGATATTGTGGAAAAAGCTCTGAAAGCCAAACGGAGAACTGCTAGTCACTCCAACCGTGACCGTGATGATCGGTCAGGGCGAGGACGGGGCAAGCACCACAAGCAAGAAGCTGCTGGTCGCGACAGCAAACATCACAAGTCTGGGAAAGACCACAAGTCAAAAAGTGGTAAAAAAGACAAGAAAAAGAAACCATTTTACAAAGAAGTAGCTAAAAAGAACAAGAAGAAAAGGAGATAG
- a CDS encoding DNA-formamidopyrimidine glycosylase, with protein sequence MPELPEVETVRRGLNRLVKGKVIEKVKVTYAPMIKTGVDAFCQDLIGQEILDVDRRGKYLLIYLTDHVLISHLRMEGKYNFFPDQVPANKHFHAFFTFSDGSTLVYQDVRKFGTMELLGKADVGAYFISRKIGPEPTEEDFVLEEFALKLAKSKKPIKSHLLDQSLVAGLGNIYVDEVLFKAQVHPAQASNQLSAEQVADLRQATIAVLQLGIEKGGSTIRTYKNALGMDGTMQDYLQVYGKTGQSCPRCQTEIVKIQLGGRGTHFCPKCQVKNG encoded by the coding sequence ATGCCCGAATTGCCTGAGGTTGAGACGGTTCGTCGTGGTTTGAATCGGTTGGTAAAGGGAAAGGTCATCGAAAAGGTCAAGGTAACCTATGCTCCCATGATTAAGACAGGTGTGGATGCCTTCTGCCAAGACTTGATTGGTCAGGAGATTTTAGATGTGGACCGTCGTGGCAAGTATCTCTTGATTTACCTGACAGACCATGTCCTCATTTCTCATTTGCGGATGGAAGGTAAGTACAATTTCTTTCCTGACCAGGTGCCTGCCAACAAACATTTCCATGCCTTTTTTACTTTTTCAGATGGCTCGACCTTGGTTTATCAGGATGTCCGCAAGTTTGGCACAATGGAACTGCTGGGCAAGGCAGATGTGGGTGCCTATTTTATCAGTCGAAAAATTGGTCCTGAGCCGACGGAGGAAGATTTTGTCCTAGAAGAATTTGCACTCAAGTTAGCTAAGTCGAAAAAGCCCATTAAGTCGCATCTTTTGGACCAGTCTTTGGTGGCTGGTTTGGGAAATATTTATGTCGATGAGGTCTTATTCAAGGCACAAGTTCATCCTGCTCAAGCAAGTAATCAGCTATCGGCTGAGCAGGTGGCAGACCTCCGTCAAGCCACCATAGCAGTTCTACAACTGGGAATCGAAAAAGGTGGATCAACCATTCGGACCTACAAAAATGCCTTGGGCATGGATGGGACTATGCAGGATTATTTACAAGTTTACGGAAAGACAGGGCAGTCCTGTCCCCGTTGCCAGACAGAGATTGTCAAAATCCAGCTTGGTGGTCGAGGGACGCATTTCTGTCCCAAGTGTCAGGTGAAAAATGGCTAA
- a CDS encoding SsrA-binding protein SmpB: MAKGEGNVIAQNKKARHDYTIVDTVEAGMVLTGTEIKSIRAGRINLKDGFAQIKQGEAWLVNVHIAPYDEGNIWNQEPTRTRKLLLRKKQIESLGNEVKGTGMTLVPLKVYIKDGFAKVLIGLAKGKHDYDKRESIKRREQDRDIKRTMKAINAR, translated from the coding sequence ATGGCCAAGGGTGAGGGCAACGTGATTGCGCAGAATAAAAAAGCCCGCCACGACTATACCATTGTTGATACAGTGGAGGCGGGGATGGTCCTGACGGGGACGGAGATTAAGTCCATTCGTGCGGGGCGGATCAACCTTAAGGACGGCTTTGCCCAAATCAAGCAGGGCGAGGCTTGGTTGGTCAATGTCCATATCGCTCCCTACGATGAGGGCAATATCTGGAACCAGGAGCCAACGCGAACCCGCAAGTTGCTCTTGCGGAAGAAACAAATTGAGTCTCTGGGCAATGAGGTTAAGGGGACAGGGATGACTCTTGTGCCCCTCAAGGTCTATATCAAGGACGGCTTTGCCAAGGTTTTGATTGGACTTGCCAAAGGGAAGCACGACTACGACAAGCGGGAATCCATCAAACGCCGTGAGCAAGACCGGGATATTAAGCGGACTATGAAGGCGATTAATGCAAGATGA
- the rpmG gene encoding 50S ribosomal protein L33: MRVKINLQCSECGSKNYLTSKNAKTHPDKIEVLKYCPKERKVTLHLETK; encoded by the coding sequence GTGAGAGTTAAAATCAATTTACAATGTTCAGAATGTGGTAGTAAGAACTACTTGACTAGCAAAAACGCCAAGACTCATCCAGATAAGATTGAAGTCCTTAAATACTGCCCAAAAGAGAGAAAAGTAACCCTCCACCTTGAAACTAAGTAG
- a CDS encoding preprotein translocase subunit SecG has translation MYQALLAILLILSVILIVVIFIQPAKNQSSNVFDSSSGALFERTKARGFEAVMQRITAILVFLWMLDALALVIISSK, from the coding sequence ATGTATCAAGCATTATTAGCAATTCTGTTGATTTTATCTGTTATTTTGATTGTAGTGATTTTTATTCAACCGGCTAAAAACCAGTCTAGCAACGTCTTTGACTCTTCTAGTGGAGCCTTATTTGAACGTACAAAGGCCCGTGGTTTTGAAGCGGTGATGCAACGCATTACAGCTATTCTTGTTTTTCTTTGGATGCTGGATGCGCTGGCACTTGTTATCATTTCAAGTAAGTAG
- a CDS encoding GTPase Era, translating into MTFKSGFVAILGRPNVGKSTFLNYVMGQKIAIMSDKAQTTRNKIMGIYTTEEEQIVFIDTPGIHKPKTALGDFMVESAYSTLREVDTVLFMVPADEKRGKGDDMIMERLKQAKVPVILVVNKIDKVHPDQLLEQIDDFRQQMDFKEIVPISATQGNNVNRLMEILKENLDEGFQYFPADQITDHPERFLVSEMIREKVLHLTREEIPHSVAVVIESMKRDEFTDKVHIRATIMVERDSQKGIIIGKQGAMLKKIGSMARRDIELMLGDKVFLETWVKVKKNWRDKKLDLADFGYNEKEY; encoded by the coding sequence ATGACATTTAAGTCAGGTTTTGTGGCGATTTTAGGTCGTCCAAACGTTGGGAAATCAACCTTTCTCAACTATGTAATGGGGCAAAAAATTGCCATCATGAGCGACAAGGCTCAAACCACCCGTAACAAGATTATGGGCATTTATACGACAGAAGAAGAGCAGATTGTCTTCATTGACACACCGGGAATTCACAAGCCTAAGACAGCCTTGGGTGACTTTATGGTGGAATCTGCCTATAGCACCCTTCGTGAAGTGGATACGGTCCTCTTTATGGTGCCAGCCGATGAAAAACGAGGCAAGGGTGACGACATGATTATGGAACGCCTTAAACAAGCCAAGGTTCCGGTCATTTTGGTGGTTAACAAGATTGACAAGGTTCATCCAGACCAGCTTTTGGAACAGATTGATGATTTCCGTCAACAGATGGACTTCAAGGAAATTGTGCCTATTTCTGCTACCCAAGGCAACAATGTCAACCGCTTGATGGAAATTCTCAAGGAAAACCTGGACGAAGGCTTCCAATATTTCCCTGCGGACCAAATCACTGACCACCCAGAACGTTTCTTAGTATCTGAGATGATTCGGGAGAAGGTTCTACACCTGACTCGTGAGGAAATTCCGCACTCTGTGGCCGTTGTCATCGAGTCCATGAAACGCGATGAATTTACGGACAAGGTTCACATTCGTGCCACTATTATGGTAGAGCGTGATAGCCAGAAAGGTATTATCATTGGCAAGCAAGGAGCTATGCTCAAGAAAATCGGCTCCATGGCCCGCCGTGATATCGAACTCATGCTAGGAGATAAGGTCTTCCTAGAAACTTGGGTCAAGGTTAAGAAAAACTGGCGTGACAAAAAACTCGACCTCGCTGACTTTGGTTATAATGAGAAAGAGTATTAA
- a CDS encoding dephospho-CoA kinase codes for MAKIIGLTGGIASGKSTVTAFLREQGYPVIDADAVVHELQAKGGELYQVLLKEFGQDILSADGNLDRAKLGQAVFADSNLRARLSDLQDQIIRHELLARRDALKQTEDVIFMDIPLLYEADYSGEVDEVWLVYVDRAQQLERLMKRNGLAVQDAENRLAAQLSLEEKRSQAQVVIDNSGAVEATLAQVAQLLEELKDGRR; via the coding sequence ATGGCTAAAATTATCGGTTTAACAGGCGGTATCGCCTCTGGAAAATCAACGGTCACAGCTTTTTTGCGAGAACAGGGCTATCCAGTCATCGATGCGGATGCGGTTGTTCACGAATTACAGGCCAAAGGAGGCGAGCTCTATCAGGTTTTGCTGAAAGAGTTTGGTCAAGACATCTTGTCGGCAGATGGAAATTTAGATAGGGCTAAGCTGGGTCAGGCTGTTTTTGCGGATAGCAATCTGCGGGCTCGCCTGTCTGACCTGCAGGACCAAATTATCAGACATGAATTGCTGGCAAGAAGGGATGCTCTCAAGCAGACTGAGGATGTAATTTTTATGGATATTCCTTTGCTTTACGAGGCAGATTATAGCGGGGAAGTAGATGAAGTCTGGCTGGTTTATGTCGATAGAGCGCAGCAGTTGGAACGGCTTATGAAACGTAATGGCTTAGCTGTTCAAGATGCGGAAAATCGTCTGGCTGCTCAGCTTTCTTTAGAGGAAAAACGGTCGCAAGCCCAGGTGGTGATTGACAATAGCGGAGCGGTTGAGGCGACCTTAGCACAGGTTGCGCAACTTTTGGAGGAATTAAAGGATGGACGACGGTAG
- a CDS encoding rRNA maturation RNase YbeY, whose translation MYIEMIDETGQVSAQMQEQITELLQFAAEKIGKQNKEMAVTFVDNKRVHEVNLEYRGIDRPTDVVSLEYKPESEIVFDEEDLLDNTELAEMMEDFDAYIGELYISIDKAREQAEDYGHSYEREMGFLAVHGFLHINGYDHYTPEEEAEMFGLQEEILTAYGLTRE comes from the coding sequence ATGTATATAGAAATGATTGATGAGACGGGGCAGGTTTCTGCTCAAATGCAGGAGCAGATTACGGAATTGCTCCAGTTTGCGGCCGAAAAAATTGGCAAGCAGAATAAGGAAATGGCTGTGACCTTTGTGGATAATAAGCGTGTCCATGAGGTGAACTTGGAGTACCGTGGGATTGACCGTCCGACAGACGTTGTCAGCCTAGAATATAAGCCAGAGTCGGAGATTGTTTTTGATGAGGAAGACTTACTGGATAATACTGAATTGGCTGAAATGATGGAAGATTTCGATGCCTATATCGGTGAATTGTATATTTCAATCGATAAGGCGCGTGAGCAAGCTGAAGATTACGGACACAGCTACGAGCGCGAAATGGGCTTTTTAGCTGTACACGGTTTTCTGCATATCAATGGCTATGATCATTATACGCCAGAAGAAGAGGCAGAAATGTTTGGTTTACAAGAAGAAATTTTGACGGCCTATGGACTTACAAGAGAATAA